A region from the Lentisphaera profundi genome encodes:
- a CDS encoding elongation factor P: MIQASKIKKNSVLDINGKLHMVDTITCQSPSARGGSTLYKIRTRDLITGQKTDHSFKSDEMLKEGEYEKRPVEFSYIEGENYIFMDLETYDQFGLNLDFLADDKNFLVEGMELTALLIDGIVKTVTLPDTVQLTVTECDPCIKSASATARTKNAVLETGFHIQVPEYLESGEAIKVDTRTGEFLSRAK, translated from the coding sequence ATGATCCAAGCTTCAAAAATCAAGAAAAATTCCGTTTTAGATATCAATGGAAAACTCCATATGGTAGATACAATTACTTGCCAAAGTCCTTCCGCTCGTGGTGGTAGCACTCTTTATAAAATCCGTACTCGCGATTTAATCACTGGCCAGAAAACTGATCATAGCTTTAAAAGTGATGAAATGCTTAAAGAAGGCGAATACGAAAAACGCCCAGTAGAATTCTCTTACATCGAAGGCGAGAACTATATCTTCATGGATTTGGAAACTTACGATCAGTTCGGCCTTAACTTAGATTTCCTTGCTGATGATAAAAACTTCCTTGTTGAAGGCATGGAACTTACGGCCTTACTCATCGACGGCATTGTAAAAACTGTTACACTTCCCGACACAGTTCAACTTACTGTTACTGAATGTGATCCCTGTATTAAATCAGCTTCCGCCACGGCGAGAACGAAAAATGCAGTATTAGAAACGGGCTTCCATATTCAAGTTCCTGAATACTTAGAATCTGGCGAAGCCATCAAAGTTGACACGCGTACAGGCGAGTTTCTTTCACGCGCAAAATAA
- the ppc gene encoding phosphoenolpyruvate carboxylase produces MSKKSPLKQDIKMLGALLGETIKEQVGEEFFVKLEQIRLLSKRARKKNDEAADKELKELIRTLSNEEIKNMTRAFGQFLNLANITEGHHSMNELKLYDEDSLTKHLTQLTQIIPQLLADGRTKEEVNNTIANMNIELVMTAHPTEVKRRTLLHKHAKISQLLDNKDHHHLTPSEIREVNDSLSILITSLWESDEIRRIRPTPFEEAKWGLAIIEDTVWDAIPRFMRELDNILEKYTGQKLPNWASPIKFASWMGGDRDGNPNVTFETTERVCLLNRWTAAELYYQSINNAIQCISSTSCSDELRAIVGDAHEPYRAFLRPFRARFLETKKWAQAQLEGEVYKSSLPLMEDIEELREALNICHRSLAETSGKRLADASLLDLMRRLSCFGLNILNLDIRQESTRHMNVINAITEYLGEGSYADWPEDKKQEFLVRELQNKRPLMPSNMAFDEECQEVVDTVKTIAQQPPEALGAYVISMARTASDVLAVHLLQKECGVQNPLRVAPLFETLEDLENSGDIMEQLFSIDWYKNNIDGAQEVMIGYSDSGKDAGKLAASWAQYTAQEALHTVSKNHNVKLTLFHGRGGSVGRGGGPVEHALMSQPPGTVAGRMRVTEQGEVIQQKYSTADAACYNLHLYIAAVLQATLAKPPLPKQEWRDIMDSMSKTSCDAYRDIVRGRENFVKYFRQVTPEQELGRLHIGSRPAKRKKSGGIESLRAIPWIFAWTQTRSMLPAWLGIGEALDEALKEGHYDLIQEMIQEWPFFYFIMDMLDMVLVKTDYRVSAYYEELLADDDVKDLGIELRDKLKQTIAVSEDVVAGLSAQEDRIALRASIKVRNPYADTLNYLQGEVMRRLYKENQDGDPVLEDAVMATIAGIAAAMKNTG; encoded by the coding sequence TTGAGCAAAAAATCCCCCCTCAAACAAGATATCAAAATGCTCGGTGCGCTTTTAGGCGAAACGATTAAAGAGCAAGTTGGCGAAGAATTCTTTGTTAAACTCGAGCAAATTCGACTACTCTCAAAGCGTGCACGCAAAAAAAACGACGAAGCGGCTGATAAAGAACTCAAAGAACTTATTCGCACCCTCTCAAACGAAGAAATCAAAAACATGACTCGTGCTTTCGGTCAATTCCTCAATTTGGCGAATATTACTGAAGGTCATCACAGCATGAATGAGCTCAAGCTCTATGATGAAGATTCTTTAACTAAGCATTTGACGCAACTGACTCAAATCATTCCTCAGCTTCTCGCTGATGGTCGTACTAAAGAAGAAGTCAATAACACCATTGCCAACATGAATATCGAATTGGTTATGACTGCTCACCCAACTGAGGTTAAGCGTCGTACTCTTCTTCATAAACATGCTAAAATCAGTCAGCTGCTCGACAACAAAGATCATCACCACCTCACTCCTTCGGAAATCAGAGAAGTGAATGATAGTCTCTCTATCCTGATTACATCTCTCTGGGAATCAGATGAAATTCGTCGTATTCGCCCCACTCCTTTTGAAGAAGCTAAATGGGGTCTAGCGATTATCGAAGATACTGTTTGGGATGCGATCCCGCGTTTCATGCGTGAACTCGATAATATCCTCGAGAAATATACCGGCCAAAAACTTCCTAATTGGGCTTCACCAATAAAATTTGCTTCATGGATGGGCGGAGACCGTGATGGAAATCCAAATGTCACATTTGAGACCACTGAGCGTGTCTGCTTATTAAATCGCTGGACCGCTGCCGAACTCTACTATCAATCAATCAACAATGCCATTCAGTGTATTTCCTCAACTTCATGTTCAGATGAACTTAGAGCAATCGTTGGTGATGCACATGAACCCTACCGTGCTTTTTTACGTCCCTTCCGTGCGCGTTTTCTAGAAACTAAAAAATGGGCTCAAGCTCAACTCGAAGGCGAAGTCTATAAGTCCTCTCTCCCACTCATGGAAGATATTGAAGAACTGCGTGAAGCTCTCAATATCTGCCACAGATCTCTTGCGGAAACAAGCGGTAAGCGCTTAGCTGATGCGAGTCTTCTTGATCTTATGCGTCGTTTGAGTTGCTTTGGACTCAATATCCTTAATTTGGATATTCGCCAAGAATCTACACGTCACATGAATGTCATCAATGCCATTACCGAATATCTCGGCGAAGGTTCTTACGCTGACTGGCCTGAAGATAAAAAGCAAGAATTCCTTGTTCGTGAACTTCAAAACAAACGCCCTCTCATGCCAAGTAACATGGCTTTTGATGAAGAATGCCAAGAAGTTGTTGATACGGTAAAAACTATCGCCCAACAGCCTCCTGAAGCTCTTGGTGCTTATGTCATCTCTATGGCTAGGACCGCTTCAGATGTTCTCGCCGTTCACCTCCTCCAAAAAGAATGCGGTGTTCAAAATCCTCTACGTGTCGCTCCGCTCTTTGAAACTCTTGAAGATTTAGAGAACTCTGGCGACATCATGGAGCAACTCTTCAGTATTGATTGGTACAAAAACAATATTGATGGTGCTCAAGAAGTGATGATTGGTTACTCCGACTCAGGTAAAGATGCTGGTAAACTAGCTGCGAGCTGGGCCCAATACACTGCCCAGGAAGCTCTTCATACAGTCTCTAAAAATCATAATGTGAAACTCACACTTTTCCATGGTCGCGGTGGCTCTGTCGGTCGCGGTGGCGGACCTGTTGAACATGCACTTATGTCACAGCCTCCTGGTACTGTTGCTGGCCGTATGCGTGTTACTGAGCAAGGTGAAGTTATTCAGCAAAAGTATTCCACTGCTGATGCCGCCTGCTATAACCTTCATCTCTACATTGCTGCAGTATTGCAAGCTACCCTAGCTAAGCCACCTCTTCCTAAACAAGAGTGGCGCGATATTATGGACAGCATGTCCAAGACATCCTGTGATGCTTATCGTGACATTGTTCGCGGTCGTGAAAACTTTGTGAAATACTTTCGTCAAGTGACGCCAGAGCAAGAACTCGGTCGTCTCCATATTGGGAGTCGTCCTGCCAAGCGCAAAAAATCTGGCGGCATTGAATCACTTCGTGCGATTCCTTGGATTTTTGCATGGACTCAAACTCGCTCAATGCTTCCTGCTTGGCTCGGCATTGGCGAAGCCTTAGACGAAGCACTGAAAGAAGGTCATTACGACCTCATTCAAGAAATGATTCAGGAATGGCCTTTCTTCTACTTCATTATGGATATGCTTGATATGGTTTTAGTGAAAACTGATTACCGTGTATCGGCTTATTACGAAGAACTACTTGCCGATGATGATGTTAAAGACCTTGGTATTGAATTACGTGATAAGCTCAAACAAACTATCGCCGTTTCCGAAGATGTTGTGGCGGGCCTCAGTGCCCAAGAAGATCGTATTGCTTTACGCGCTTCAATCAAAGTCCGCAACCCTTATGCCGACACGCTGAATTACCTCCAGGGTGAAGTCATGCGTCGTCTCTACAAAGAAAATCAAGATGGCGACCCTGTCTTAGAAGATGCGGTTATGGCTACTATTGCCGGTATTGCTGCTGCCATGAAAAACACGGGCTAA
- a CDS encoding saccharopine dehydrogenase family protein — MSRLLIIGAGGVSQVATLKCIQTGAFSEIMLASRTLSKCDAIAALAKESIDTAQVDADKVPELVTLMKDFKPDIVLNVALPYQDLTIMDACLECGVHYVDTANYEPLDTARFEYKWQWDYQERFKKAGLFALLGSGFDPGVTNIFTSWALKHHFDEITELDIIDVNGGDHGQAFATNFNPEINIREVTAECRHWENGQFVETLAMSLKQEYTCPEGVGTFNIYRMYHEELESLTKHIPTIKKAQFWMSFSDNYLKHLEVLQNVGMTRIDEIEYQGQKIVPLQFLKAVLPNPGDLGKSSQGRTCIGNIIKGTKDGKEKSIYIYNICKHEACFEELGSQAISYTTGVPAAIGTALLAKGIWNGEGVFNMEELDPDPFMDMLVEFGLPWTVKEL, encoded by the coding sequence ATGTCTAGATTACTTATCATTGGCGCCGGTGGCGTCAGCCAAGTTGCCACCTTAAAATGTATCCAAACAGGAGCATTCTCCGAGATTATGCTGGCTTCGCGCACTTTATCAAAATGCGATGCGATTGCGGCACTCGCAAAAGAATCCATCGATACTGCCCAAGTGGATGCTGATAAAGTCCCTGAATTAGTCACCCTCATGAAAGACTTCAAGCCCGACATCGTCCTTAACGTGGCCCTGCCTTATCAAGACTTAACCATCATGGATGCTTGTCTAGAATGTGGCGTTCACTATGTTGACACCGCAAACTACGAGCCCCTTGACACTGCAAGATTCGAATATAAATGGCAATGGGATTATCAAGAACGCTTTAAAAAAGCGGGACTTTTTGCCCTGCTCGGCTCTGGTTTCGATCCTGGCGTGACCAATATCTTCACTTCTTGGGCACTTAAACATCACTTTGATGAAATCACTGAACTCGATATTATAGATGTTAATGGCGGTGATCATGGCCAAGCTTTTGCAACAAACTTTAATCCCGAAATCAACATCCGTGAAGTTACAGCAGAATGCCGTCATTGGGAAAATGGACAATTTGTAGAAACTCTCGCTATGTCCCTAAAACAAGAGTACACTTGTCCTGAGGGCGTCGGCACTTTTAATATTTATCGGATGTATCACGAAGAATTGGAATCTTTAACCAAGCATATCCCGACCATTAAAAAAGCTCAGTTTTGGATGAGTTTTTCAGATAACTACCTCAAGCATTTAGAAGTCTTGCAAAACGTCGGCATGACCCGTATCGATGAAATTGAATACCAAGGACAGAAAATTGTTCCTTTGCAATTCCTGAAAGCAGTCTTACCCAACCCCGGTGACTTAGGCAAATCTAGTCAGGGTAGAACTTGCATAGGCAATATCATCAAAGGCACTAAAGATGGTAAAGAAAAATCTATCTATATCTATAACATCTGTAAGCACGAAGCCTGTTTCGAGGAACTTGGTTCCCAAGCCATCTCATACACCACAGGCGTGCCTGCCGCTATTGGCACAGCCTTACTAGCTAAAGGTATTTGGAATGGCGAAGGCGTCTTTAACATGGAAGAACTCGATCCAGATCCTTTCATGGATATGCTCGTAGAATTTGGTCTTCCCTGGACAGTGAAAGAACTCTAG
- the speA gene encoding biosynthetic arginine decarboxylase, whose product MPWDPQQQYNIQRWSDSFFHINERGEVCVLPFQDESGLQIPLNNVIDEVKSQGLSLPLVIRFHDVLRAQVRNLNLAFQQAIKELDYQGEYRGVYPIKVNQMREVVEEIVEAGQEFDFGLEAGSKPEILAVLAYNTNSNSLTILNGYKDRDFMRLGLLGVKMGRKCFIVIENFSELKLLLEVSREQNIRPLIGLRLKLSSESRGKWASSTGDKAKFGLSILEIIKSLNILEDEAMLDCVKLLHFHMGSQIADIKTIKEAIIEGSRVYAKIAKMGVNIEYIDAGGGLAIDYDGSRSSTDSSRNYRLDEYAMDLVLSIKQICDDEHVPHPTIVTESGRAITAHHSCVVTNVIDIKKKHHEDFVLEATDKDHYLLQNMRSTLDELSIDNCQEMLNDAKQIKAESMQAFKLGILELEQMAAIENIYWQVMDQISLLLKQKDFIPEDLQELEKSRAKQYLCNFSVFQSAADVWAIDQILPIMPLQRLNEVPEEDCKLCDITCDSDGQIKQFLGPEGLSETIKLHKIKAEESYHIGIFLTGAYQDVMGVMHNLFGRLHEVHVYADKDDDSGFYIDEVIHGGACGDVLSTMQYNPAVMAQTIKKEIDKNIKAGLIQSRMGVKHIDFYENCLKQYTYLDTQN is encoded by the coding sequence ATGCCTTGGGATCCTCAACAACAGTACAATATCCAACGTTGGTCTGATTCATTTTTTCACATTAACGAACGGGGTGAAGTCTGCGTACTTCCATTTCAAGATGAAAGTGGCTTACAAATCCCACTCAACAATGTTATTGATGAAGTCAAATCTCAAGGCTTAAGCCTCCCCTTAGTTATTCGTTTTCACGATGTACTCCGTGCTCAAGTCCGCAACTTAAACCTCGCGTTTCAGCAGGCCATTAAAGAACTTGATTACCAAGGTGAATACCGTGGTGTTTATCCCATCAAAGTTAATCAGATGCGCGAAGTCGTCGAAGAAATCGTCGAAGCAGGTCAAGAATTTGATTTCGGCTTAGAGGCTGGATCCAAACCTGAAATCCTTGCGGTCCTCGCCTATAACACCAATAGCAATAGCCTCACCATACTGAATGGTTATAAAGATCGCGACTTTATGCGGCTGGGCTTACTCGGTGTAAAAATGGGACGTAAATGCTTTATTGTCATAGAGAATTTCAGTGAACTCAAATTACTGCTCGAAGTCTCCAGAGAGCAAAATATACGCCCCCTCATTGGCTTGCGCTTAAAACTTTCATCTGAGAGTCGTGGTAAATGGGCTTCTTCCACTGGCGACAAAGCAAAATTTGGCTTATCCATTTTAGAAATTATTAAATCTCTTAATATCCTCGAAGATGAAGCTATGCTTGATTGTGTAAAACTTCTTCATTTTCACATGGGCAGTCAGATTGCAGACATCAAAACTATCAAAGAAGCCATCATCGAAGGTTCACGAGTTTATGCGAAGATCGCAAAAATGGGTGTCAATATAGAATACATCGATGCCGGTGGCGGCCTAGCTATTGATTATGATGGTAGTCGCTCGAGCACGGATTCATCACGCAATTATCGCTTAGATGAATACGCCATGGATTTAGTTCTTTCCATTAAACAAATCTGTGATGATGAACATGTCCCGCACCCCACCATTGTGACTGAGAGTGGTCGCGCTATTACTGCACATCATTCCTGTGTCGTCACCAATGTCATTGACATCAAAAAGAAACACCACGAAGATTTTGTTCTTGAAGCCACTGACAAAGATCATTACCTCTTGCAAAATATGCGTTCGACTCTAGATGAACTCAGCATAGATAATTGCCAGGAAATGCTCAATGATGCCAAGCAAATTAAAGCTGAATCGATGCAGGCATTCAAGCTGGGCATTTTAGAACTAGAACAAATGGCCGCAATTGAAAATATTTACTGGCAAGTCATGGATCAAATCAGTCTTCTACTTAAACAAAAAGATTTCATCCCCGAAGATTTACAAGAACTCGAAAAGAGTCGCGCTAAACAATACCTCTGTAATTTCTCCGTTTTCCAATCAGCTGCCGACGTTTGGGCCATCGACCAAATATTGCCCATCATGCCTCTACAACGCCTCAATGAAGTCCCTGAAGAAGATTGTAAGCTCTGTGATATCACTTGTGATTCCGATGGTCAAATCAAGCAATTCTTAGGTCCAGAGGGACTCTCCGAAACCATTAAACTTCACAAAATAAAAGCTGAGGAATCCTACCACATCGGGATTTTCCTCACCGGTGCTTACCAAGATGTCATGGGAGTTATGCATAATTTATTTGGCCGTTTACACGAAGTCCACGTTTATGCCGATAAAGATGATGACAGTGGTTTCTACATTGATGAAGTCATCCATGGTGGTGCTTGTGGCGACGTACTCAGTACCATGCAATACAACCCCGCTGTGATGGCTCAAACTATCAAAAAAGAGATCGACAAAAACATAAAAGCCGGCCTAATTCAATCCCGCATGGGAGTGAAACACATAGATTTTTACGAAAATTGTTTAAAGCAATACACTTATCTCGACACTCAAAACTAA
- a CDS encoding 3-deoxy-7-phosphoheptulonate synthase, with translation MSDLNNIHIAKITPLSAPAVIRETVPVTDEAAKAIQNGRDTIVKILNGEDKRLMVITGPCSIHSKEIALDYATRLTELQKELNDKIFIVMRVYFEKPRTIGGWKGLINDPHINNSYAIEEGVVLGREILREIATLGLATATEFLDPIVPQYLSDLVSWAAIGARTTESQTHREMASGLSMPVGFKNSTDGSFEVALNAIQSSRLPQHFLGIDANGRSSVVSTTGNPHGHLVLRGGHDGPNYDAASIAQCVDAIKDRGIDAAIVVDCSHANSSKDHNKQIPVLKDIIAQINETPGKIKGVMLESNIGEGNQSIPPNLRDLKYGVSITDKCLDWDRTAELLRTAAAELA, from the coding sequence ATGAGCGACTTAAATAATATACACATAGCTAAAATCACACCTTTATCTGCTCCTGCAGTTATTCGTGAGACTGTACCCGTAACTGATGAAGCTGCAAAAGCAATTCAAAACGGCCGCGATACAATCGTAAAAATCCTCAATGGCGAAGATAAACGCCTCATGGTCATCACTGGCCCATGCTCAATTCATAGCAAAGAAATTGCTTTGGATTACGCTACACGTCTCACTGAGCTCCAAAAAGAACTCAATGATAAAATTTTTATCGTTATGCGAGTTTATTTCGAAAAGCCAAGAACTATTGGTGGCTGGAAAGGCTTAATCAATGATCCTCATATCAATAATTCTTATGCTATTGAAGAAGGCGTAGTCCTTGGTCGTGAGATTCTTCGCGAAATTGCTACTCTAGGTTTAGCAACAGCTACTGAGTTTCTCGACCCAATTGTTCCTCAGTACCTCTCTGACCTCGTTTCATGGGCCGCCATTGGCGCACGTACCACTGAATCACAAACTCACCGTGAAATGGCCAGTGGTCTTTCCATGCCTGTAGGCTTCAAGAATAGTACTGATGGTAGCTTCGAAGTTGCGCTCAACGCAATTCAATCAAGTCGCCTCCCACAACATTTTCTAGGTATCGATGCAAATGGTCGTTCATCTGTTGTTTCAACTACTGGTAATCCACACGGACACCTCGTTTTACGCGGTGGACATGATGGACCAAACTACGATGCTGCATCCATTGCTCAATGTGTCGACGCTATTAAAGACCGTGGAATTGACGCTGCTATTGTCGTTGACTGCTCACATGCCAACTCATCAAAAGATCACAACAAGCAAATCCCTGTACTCAAAGATATCATTGCTCAAATCAATGAAACACCTGGCAAAATCAAAGGTGTAATGCTCGAGAGTAACATCGGCGAAGGCAACCAATCCATACCTCCAAATTTACGCGACCTCAAATACGGCGTTTCAATCACTGATAAATGTTTAGATTGGGACCGAACTGCAGAACTTCTTAGAACGGCTGCTGCTGAGCTCGCATAA